Proteins from one Streptosporangium becharense genomic window:
- a CDS encoding flavin monoamine oxidase family protein — MAAGATDVVVIGAGVAGLACARELAARGLGVAVLEARDTAGGRVRTLRASPGDLVELGAQVVHRVDCDAFDDLLGRAGITTAPMETGTGLVVVSGGVHWDPAALAARVWPLPWVVEAGLYTAGPFPGPSSGPFPSTVDRALSGLAPRARALARCWIEQVVGEDPALLDLAALATTYHGRGRGGERVVAAGFDGVVRALAEGLPVRTGSPAELVRWSPAGVEVVTPAGTVRGRAAVVTAAPSVVTGGGLVFEPPLPPGRTGAGAVLASCDAVAVVLVTARPAPRSGWLLLADPPGGLWTVRAGSRLVTGHVKGPSAETARRPGWERDLLRILRPRLGAVDDVLVTDWGRDPWARGAYSVPVRGADDASAVWAAPLGGVVFFAGEASAPPGLRGLVQGALASGRRAAEEVALVLSGHDGTGHDRCGGGDA; from the coding sequence ATGGCGGCCGGAGCGACCGACGTGGTGGTCATCGGAGCCGGCGTCGCCGGGCTCGCCTGCGCGCGGGAGCTCGCGGCACGCGGCCTCGGCGTCGCGGTGCTGGAGGCGCGCGACACCGCCGGCGGCAGGGTGCGCACCCTCCGGGCGAGTCCGGGCGACCTGGTGGAGCTGGGTGCCCAGGTGGTGCACCGGGTGGACTGCGACGCCTTCGACGACCTGCTCGGCCGGGCCGGCATCACCACCGCCCCCATGGAGACGGGCACCGGGCTCGTCGTCGTCTCCGGCGGCGTCCACTGGGACCCCGCCGCCCTCGCCGCGCGGGTATGGCCGCTGCCCTGGGTCGTCGAAGCCGGCCTGTACACCGCCGGCCCCTTTCCAGGCCCCTCTTCGGGCCCCTTTCCGAGCACTGTCGACCGGGCACTGTCCGGTCTCGCCCCGCGGGCACGCGCGCTCGCCCGGTGCTGGATCGAACAGGTGGTGGGGGAGGACCCGGCACTGCTCGACCTGGCGGCCCTGGCCACGACCTACCACGGCCGGGGACGGGGCGGTGAGCGCGTCGTCGCCGCCGGGTTCGACGGCGTGGTCCGGGCCCTCGCCGAAGGGCTCCCGGTCCGTACGGGCTCCCCGGCCGAGCTGGTGCGCTGGAGCCCGGCCGGGGTGGAGGTCGTGACCCCCGCGGGCACGGTCCGCGGGCGCGCCGCCGTCGTGACCGCCGCCCCCTCGGTGGTCACCGGGGGCGGTCTCGTCTTCGAGCCGCCCCTGCCGCCGGGCAGGACCGGTGCCGGGGCCGTCCTCGCCTCGTGTGACGCGGTCGCGGTCGTCCTGGTCACCGCCCGCCCGGCGCCGCGCTCCGGCTGGCTGCTGCTGGCCGACCCGCCCGGCGGCCTGTGGACCGTCCGGGCCGGTTCGCGCCTGGTGACCGGCCACGTCAAGGGCCCCTCGGCGGAAACGGCCCGCCGGCCGGGCTGGGAACGGGACCTGCTGCGGATCCTCCGCCCCCGCCTCGGAGCCGTGGACGACGTGCTCGTCACGGACTGGGGACGCGACCCCTGGGCCCGCGGCGCCTACAGCGTGCCGGTTCGCGGCGCCGACGACGCCTCGGCCGTGTGGGCCGCCCCGCTCGGCGGGGTCGTCTTCTTCGCCGGGGAGGCGTCGGCCCCGCCCGGGCTGCGCGGTCTCGTCCAGGGAGCGCTGGCCAGCGGACGCAGAGCCGCCGAAGAGGTGGCGCTCGTCCTGTCGGGACATGACGGGACGGGGCACGACCGGTGCGGTGGCGGTGACGCCTGA
- a CDS encoding aldose epimerase family protein — protein sequence MSFGTAPSGEQVERHVLTDGRMRAAILSYGAVLQSLEVSGVDVVLGYPALDDYLTRSRYFGAVVGRYGNRIAGGRFTLDGVTHRLPVNNGPNSLHGGVNGFDKRVWRVTDVSGSAVTLEYVSPDGEEGYPGTLTVRLTYTLTGDALRLDYRATTDAPTVLNLTNHSYFNLAGGGDVLGHVIRIDADHYLPVDATQIPTGELAPVAGTPFDFTTPHPIGERIADPRLGAGYDHCYVLRGDIEVTDPAGGLTMRVTTTEPGVQFYTGNLLDGVATAFGKHAGLCLETQHFPDSPNREHFPSTVLRPGEEFTSTTIYRFSSLTEPVQGVTGQK from the coding sequence GTGAGCTTCGGAACCGCCCCGTCGGGCGAGCAGGTCGAGCGGCACGTGCTGACGGACGGGCGGATGCGCGCCGCGATCCTCAGCTACGGGGCCGTCCTCCAGTCGCTGGAGGTCTCCGGCGTCGACGTCGTCCTCGGCTACCCCGCCCTGGACGACTACCTGACCCGCAGCCGCTACTTCGGCGCGGTCGTCGGCCGCTACGGCAACCGCATCGCGGGCGGGCGGTTCACCCTCGACGGCGTCACCCACCGGCTGCCCGTCAACAACGGCCCCAACAGCCTGCACGGCGGCGTGAACGGGTTCGACAAGCGGGTCTGGCGGGTCACCGACGTCTCCGGCTCCGCCGTGACCCTGGAGTACGTCAGCCCCGACGGCGAGGAGGGCTACCCCGGCACGCTCACCGTCCGCCTCACCTACACGCTGACCGGTGACGCGCTCCGCCTCGACTACCGGGCCACCACCGACGCCCCCACCGTGCTGAACCTCACCAACCACTCCTACTTCAACCTCGCCGGGGGCGGCGACGTGCTGGGGCACGTGATCCGCATCGACGCCGACCACTACCTGCCGGTCGACGCCACCCAGATCCCGACCGGGGAGCTGGCCCCGGTCGCCGGAACCCCGTTCGACTTCACCACGCCGCACCCGATCGGCGAGCGGATCGCCGACCCCCGGCTCGGCGCCGGCTACGACCACTGCTACGTCCTGCGCGGCGACATCGAGGTCACCGACCCGGCCGGCGGGCTGACCATGCGGGTCACCACCACCGAGCCGGGCGTGCAGTTCTACACCGGCAACCTCCTGGACGGAGTCGCCACCGCCTTCGGCAAGCACGCCGGCCTGTGCCTGGAGACCCAGCACTTCCCCGACTCGCCCAACCGGGAGCACTTCCCCTCCACGGTGCTGCGGCCCGGTGAGGAGTTCACCTCCACCACCATCTACCGCTTCTCCTCCCTCACCGAGCCGGTTCAGGGCGTGACGGGCCAGAAGTAG
- a CDS encoding LacI family DNA-binding transcriptional regulator: MAATIRDVAQASGVHVSTVSRTFSAPHLVNPETRNRVLAVAEDLGYRPNRAARALTTGRTHNIGLIVADISNPFFPPLIKAAQAQARARDYHVFVADTDEDPQVEEELIQTLTKQVDGVLLCSPRLSNRAIERLHADVPFVVVNRRVKGMPTVLMDVGQGARLAIDHLTGLGHRRIALVSGPSGSWTSGEMRAAATAVEGVDLVIIGPNAPTEQGGLAVAAEVVASGATGVLAYNDLVAIGLIEGLYERGVRVPGDVSVVGVDDIVPGRLNRPKLTTVAMPAVAAGRMAVDLLLQSVCDGAAPTLATLETSLVVRESTGEVRK, from the coding sequence GTGGCAGCGACGATCAGAGACGTGGCGCAGGCGTCGGGAGTGCACGTCTCGACGGTCTCCCGCACCTTCTCGGCGCCGCACCTGGTGAACCCCGAGACCCGCAACCGCGTGCTCGCCGTCGCCGAGGACCTCGGCTACCGGCCCAACCGCGCCGCGCGGGCGCTGACCACCGGCCGGACCCACAACATCGGTCTGATCGTCGCCGACATATCCAACCCGTTCTTCCCCCCGCTCATCAAGGCGGCCCAGGCGCAGGCCAGGGCCCGCGACTACCACGTGTTCGTCGCCGACACCGACGAGGACCCGCAGGTCGAGGAGGAGCTGATCCAGACCCTCACCAAGCAGGTCGACGGGGTCCTGCTCTGCAGCCCGCGGCTGTCCAACCGGGCCATCGAGAGGCTCCACGCCGACGTGCCGTTCGTGGTGGTCAACCGCAGGGTCAAGGGCATGCCGACCGTCCTGATGGACGTGGGCCAGGGGGCCCGGCTGGCCATCGACCACCTGACCGGGCTCGGGCACCGCAGGATCGCCCTGGTCTCCGGCCCGAGCGGCTCGTGGACCAGCGGCGAGATGCGCGCCGCCGCGACCGCGGTGGAGGGCGTCGACCTGGTCATCATCGGCCCCAATGCCCCTACCGAGCAGGGCGGCCTGGCCGTCGCCGCGGAGGTGGTCGCCTCCGGCGCGACCGGTGTCCTCGCCTACAACGACCTGGTGGCCATCGGCCTCATCGAGGGCCTGTACGAGCGGGGCGTGCGCGTGCCCGGCGACGTCAGCGTCGTCGGCGTCGACGACATCGTGCCCGGCCGGCTGAACCGGCCCAAGCTGACCACCGTGGCCATGCCCGCCGTCGCCGCCGGGCGGATGGCCGTGGACCTGCTGCTCCAGTCGGTCTGCGACGGCGCCGCCCCGACCCTGGCCACCCTGGAGACCAGCCTGGTCGTCCGCGAATCCACCGGAGAGGTGCGAAAGTGA
- a CDS encoding carbohydrate ABC transporter permease: protein MAITTADLPVRRRPGRAARTPYLLIAPAVIAMLGFLVYPMASVLYYSLQHYNVTKPWDNGFAGLDNFRRLLFEDPLFWQSLGFSVKWVGVEVFLQLLFGLALALIVNETFVGRGLARAMVFSPWAVSGVLTTGIWVLLYNPTTGVSRYLADLGLMQYGAAPLANPDTVFWAAVLTELWRGVPFFAILLLADLQSISKELYEAASVDGASRRRRFIHITLPHLKDAIILSTLLRCVWEFNNVDLLYTLTGGGPAHATTTLPLYVAAKAVQSHDFGYGSALTTAAFLILTFFSIAYLRLSKFGATT, encoded by the coding sequence ATGGCAATCACTACGGCGGATCTCCCGGTCCGCCGCCGTCCAGGCCGCGCCGCCAGGACCCCCTACCTGCTGATCGCCCCCGCGGTGATCGCGATGCTGGGCTTTCTCGTCTATCCGATGGCCAGCGTCCTCTACTACAGCCTTCAGCACTACAACGTCACGAAGCCCTGGGACAACGGTTTCGCCGGGCTGGACAACTTCCGCCGGTTGCTGTTCGAGGACCCGCTGTTCTGGCAGAGTCTCGGTTTCAGCGTGAAGTGGGTCGGTGTGGAGGTCTTCCTCCAGCTGCTGTTCGGCCTGGCACTGGCGCTGATCGTCAACGAGACCTTCGTCGGCCGCGGTCTGGCGCGGGCGATGGTCTTCTCCCCGTGGGCGGTGTCGGGGGTGCTGACCACCGGCATCTGGGTGCTGCTGTACAACCCGACGACCGGCGTCTCGCGCTACCTCGCCGACCTGGGGCTCATGCAGTACGGCGCCGCGCCGCTGGCCAACCCCGACACGGTCTTCTGGGCGGCCGTGCTCACCGAGCTCTGGCGCGGGGTGCCGTTCTTCGCGATCCTGCTCCTGGCCGACCTGCAGAGCATCTCCAAGGAGCTCTACGAGGCGGCCTCGGTGGACGGCGCCTCGCGCCGCCGGCGCTTCATCCACATCACGCTGCCCCACCTGAAAGACGCGATCATCCTGTCCACGCTGCTGCGCTGCGTGTGGGAGTTCAACAACGTCGACCTGCTCTACACGCTCACCGGTGGTGGCCCGGCGCACGCGACGACCACGCTGCCGCTGTACGTGGCGGCCAAGGCCGTGCAGTCGCACGACTTCGGGTACGGCTCGGCGCTCACCACCGCCGCCTTCCTGATCCTGACCTTCTTCTCGATCGCCTACCTGCGGCTGAGCAAGTTCGGAGCCACCACATGA
- a CDS encoding carbohydrate ABC transporter permease produces the protein MTLQTAERPRLAPTAQVPRTGRKERDRVSRWQIWVPLSLYLLFTLVPFYWMLVFAFRPRGSTSLLPWPITFENFETVWNDLSFALFFKNSLMVGIASLVMTTVVALAGGYALARYEFRGKRLFMIGMLCTQFIPGAMMLIPLFEIFRALGLVNSLWSLVIAETVFQLPLSLILISGFIKNVPVELEQAAWVDGCTRLRGFFAVVLPLLRPALVAVGSFAFIHSWNNFLFALMFVSEQEKFTVPVGLSYTLGEFSVDFGALAAGGVVAAVPVVLVFAVIQRYLVQGLSAGAVKG, from the coding sequence ATGACACTCCAGACGGCCGAGAGGCCACGCCTGGCCCCGACCGCGCAGGTGCCGCGGACGGGCCGCAAGGAGAGAGACCGGGTCAGCCGCTGGCAGATCTGGGTCCCGCTCTCGCTCTACCTGCTGTTCACGCTGGTCCCCTTCTACTGGATGCTGGTGTTCGCCTTCCGGCCCCGGGGATCGACGTCGCTGCTGCCGTGGCCGATCACGTTCGAGAACTTCGAGACGGTCTGGAACGACCTCAGCTTCGCGCTGTTCTTCAAGAACAGCCTGATGGTCGGCATCGCCTCACTGGTCATGACCACGGTGGTCGCGCTGGCGGGCGGCTACGCCCTGGCCCGCTACGAGTTCCGCGGCAAGCGGCTGTTCATGATCGGGATGCTCTGCACCCAGTTCATCCCCGGCGCGATGATGCTGATCCCGCTGTTCGAGATCTTCCGTGCCCTCGGCCTGGTCAACTCGCTGTGGAGCCTGGTGATCGCCGAGACGGTCTTCCAGCTCCCGCTCTCCCTCATCCTGATCAGCGGCTTCATCAAGAACGTCCCGGTGGAGCTGGAGCAGGCCGCCTGGGTGGACGGCTGCACCAGGTTGCGCGGCTTCTTCGCCGTGGTGCTGCCGCTGCTGCGGCCGGCGCTGGTGGCGGTCGGCTCGTTCGCCTTCATCCACAGCTGGAACAACTTCCTGTTCGCGCTGATGTTCGTCAGCGAGCAGGAGAAGTTCACGGTGCCGGTCGGCCTGTCGTACACGCTCGGCGAGTTCAGCGTGGACTTCGGCGCGCTGGCCGCCGGAGGCGTCGTGGCCGCGGTGCCGGTGGTGCTCGTCTTCGCCGTCATCCAGCGGTACCTGGTCCAGGGCCTGTCGGCGGGAGCCGTGAAGGGATGA
- a CDS encoding NAD-dependent epimerase/dehydratase family protein translates to MTRTLVTGSAGRLGRSVVTALADAGHEVIGVDTAPGTPAEAAEVLPADLTDLGEAFEVMSRFRPDAVVHLAAIATPFSRTDAFTYRVNTQLVFNVCEAASRVGTERVVVASSPTVIGYGTEGWAPSYLPIDEEHPAAPWNAYSLSKLVCEQVMATFARSSRTRFAAVRPCFVVPPEEWAGAPTQSGHTILERLDRPELASVSLFNYIDARDAADLVLTLLNRLPELPNGEVFFAGAADALAREPLAELLPRTNPATADHAAGLTGTAPAFSSAKAGRLLGWQAKRSWRTEIGAV, encoded by the coding sequence ATGACACGAACTCTCGTCACCGGGAGCGCCGGACGGCTGGGCCGCAGCGTGGTCACCGCGCTGGCCGACGCCGGGCACGAGGTGATCGGCGTGGACACCGCCCCGGGCACCCCCGCGGAGGCCGCCGAGGTGCTGCCCGCCGACCTGACCGACCTGGGCGAGGCCTTCGAGGTGATGTCGCGCTTCCGTCCGGACGCCGTGGTGCACCTGGCCGCGATCGCCACGCCGTTCAGCCGGACCGACGCCTTCACCTACCGGGTCAACACCCAGCTGGTTTTCAACGTCTGCGAGGCGGCCAGCCGGGTCGGGACGGAACGGGTCGTGGTGGCCAGCAGCCCCACGGTCATCGGGTACGGCACGGAGGGCTGGGCCCCCTCCTACCTGCCCATCGACGAGGAGCACCCGGCCGCCCCGTGGAACGCCTACAGCCTGTCCAAGCTGGTCTGCGAGCAGGTGATGGCCACGTTCGCGCGCAGTTCCAGGACGAGGTTCGCGGCCGTGCGGCCCTGTTTCGTCGTCCCGCCCGAGGAGTGGGCGGGAGCCCCCACCCAGTCGGGGCACACGATCCTGGAGCGGCTGGACCGGCCCGAGCTCGCCTCGGTGTCGCTGTTCAACTACATCGACGCCCGCGACGCCGCCGACCTGGTGCTGACCCTGCTGAACAGGTTGCCCGAACTTCCCAACGGTGAGGTGTTCTTCGCGGGGGCCGCCGACGCCCTGGCCCGTGAGCCGCTGGCCGAGCTCCTCCCCCGTACCAACCCCGCCACCGCGGATCACGCCGCCGGACTGACCGGTACGGCGCCGGCCTTCTCCTCCGCCAAAGCGGGACGACTGCTCGGCTGGCAGGCGAAGAGGAGCTGGCGCACAGAGATTGGAGCCGTGTGA
- a CDS encoding 5-dehydro-4-deoxyglucarate dehydratase, with the protein MDLSGVLFFPVTPFRADGTLAADTLAEHLRRGLEHGPGGVFVACGTGEFSALSQAEHAEAVWVAAETVNGRVPVLAGAGGPIGTALAQARTAREAGADGLLLMPPYLAAGPREGYTAYVAAVAEVLPVIVYQRGSVVLDPEQAVELAHLPGVVGIKDGIGDIDLMQRTVLAVRAERPDFLFFNGLPTAELTMPAYRGIGVELYSSAVFCFAPEIATAYLNGDERLIEEFYAPLVRLRGKVPGYAVSLVKAGVRQRGLDVGGVRPPLVDPSPEHEEELARLIKAGLALVER; encoded by the coding sequence ATGGACCTGAGTGGAGTGCTGTTCTTTCCGGTCACCCCGTTCCGCGCCGACGGGACACTGGCCGCGGACACGCTGGCCGAACACCTGCGGCGCGGGCTGGAACACGGTCCCGGCGGGGTCTTCGTGGCCTGCGGCACCGGTGAGTTCTCCGCGTTGTCGCAGGCCGAGCACGCCGAGGCGGTGTGGGTCGCGGCCGAGACGGTGAACGGCCGGGTGCCCGTGCTCGCGGGGGCGGGCGGGCCCATCGGCACCGCGCTGGCGCAGGCCCGCACGGCCAGGGAGGCCGGCGCCGACGGGTTGTTGCTGATGCCGCCCTACCTGGCCGCCGGACCGCGGGAGGGGTACACGGCCTACGTGGCGGCGGTCGCCGAGGTGCTGCCCGTGATCGTCTACCAGCGCGGCTCGGTCGTGCTCGACCCGGAGCAGGCGGTCGAGCTGGCCCACCTGCCCGGGGTGGTGGGGATCAAGGACGGGATCGGCGACATCGACCTCATGCAGCGCACGGTGCTGGCGGTGCGCGCGGAGCGGCCGGACTTCCTGTTCTTCAACGGCCTGCCGACGGCCGAGCTGACCATGCCCGCCTACCGGGGCATCGGTGTGGAGCTGTACTCCAGCGCGGTCTTCTGCTTCGCCCCTGAGATCGCCACCGCCTACCTGAACGGCGACGAACGCCTGATCGAGGAGTTCTACGCCCCGCTGGTCCGGCTCCGCGGCAAGGTGCCCGGTTACGCGGTCTCCCTGGTCAAGGCCGGGGTGCGGCAGCGCGGCCTCGATGTCGGCGGGGTCCGCCCGCCGCTGGTGGACCCCTCCCCGGAGCACGAGGAGGAACTCGCCCGCCTGATCAAAGCCGGGCTGGCGCTGGTAGAGCGGTGA
- a CDS encoding mandelate racemase/muconate lactonizing enzyme family protein, translating into MTALETTARTVALPRPWGADVPANHVVVVTLTLSDGRTGTGFSWTPQIGARAVRALLDGEIREAVVGLEPHPEVVWDRLWRHLREAGGGGLTTIAMAGVDLALWDLRCGEDGLVDTLGRRRDSVPVYGSGVNLHYSLEELIAQAGRWRAAGYPAVKVKVGRDALEEDVARVAAVREVIGPDTLLMVDANQRWDLPRARRAIAALAEFGLHWVEEPLPADDVQGHARLRATAGVPIAVGESAYSVYDFRDLLTAGACDILQPNVVRVGGITPLLRIAELARTFGVPVYPHLLPEVSGQLALALPLPCMAEEVEDASFAALGLISEPYPISVKAGELRAGDHRGLGLRWETV; encoded by the coding sequence ATCACCGCGCTGGAGACGACGGCGCGGACCGTGGCGCTGCCGCGGCCGTGGGGGGCCGACGTGCCCGCCAACCACGTCGTGGTCGTCACGCTGACCCTGTCCGACGGGCGCACCGGGACCGGGTTCTCGTGGACCCCGCAGATCGGGGCCCGCGCCGTGCGGGCCCTGCTGGACGGCGAGATCCGTGAGGCCGTCGTCGGTCTGGAGCCGCATCCGGAGGTCGTCTGGGACCGGCTCTGGCGGCACCTGCGCGAGGCGGGCGGCGGCGGGCTGACCACGATCGCGATGGCCGGGGTGGACCTGGCGCTGTGGGACCTGCGCTGCGGTGAGGACGGCCTGGTCGACACCCTCGGCCGGCGCCGGGACAGCGTGCCGGTGTACGGCAGCGGCGTGAACCTGCACTACTCGCTGGAGGAGCTCATCGCGCAGGCGGGCCGGTGGCGGGCCGCGGGCTACCCGGCGGTCAAGGTCAAGGTGGGCCGGGACGCGCTGGAGGAGGACGTGGCGCGGGTCGCCGCGGTACGCGAGGTGATCGGGCCGGACACCCTGCTCATGGTGGACGCCAACCAGCGCTGGGACCTGCCCCGGGCGCGGCGGGCCATCGCGGCGCTGGCGGAGTTCGGGCTGCACTGGGTGGAGGAGCCGCTGCCCGCCGACGACGTGCAGGGCCACGCCCGGCTGCGGGCCACCGCCGGGGTGCCGATCGCGGTCGGGGAGAGCGCCTACTCCGTCTACGACTTCCGGGACCTGCTGACCGCGGGGGCGTGCGACATCCTTCAGCCGAACGTGGTGCGGGTCGGCGGGATCACCCCGCTGCTGCGGATCGCCGAGCTGGCCAGGACGTTCGGCGTGCCGGTCTACCCGCACCTGCTGCCGGAGGTCTCCGGGCAGCTCGCCCTGGCCCTGCCGTTGCCGTGCATGGCCGAGGAGGTCGAGGACGCGTCCTTCGCGGCGCTCGGCCTGATCTCCGAGCCGTATCCGATCTCGGTGAAGGCGGGCGAGCTGCGCGCCGGCGACCACCGCGGCCTGGGACTTCGATGGGAGACGGTGTGA
- a CDS encoding DUF6807 family protein: MEPVRVVLAGAHGHGWWHLDNLRRLSEAGLVELAGVCDVRPVDDLPAGVEFTGDGDLDGLIQRVRAEVTILCTPIHTHADLAERALRAGSHLLLEKPPAATYAGYERIAAAVRETGLACQVGFQSLGSAAIPAIRKMVADGVIGQVTGVGAAGAWERPYSYYGRVPWAGRREIDGVPVVDGVLTNPLAHATATALAVSGAEVADVRVELYRANDIEADDTSCARVRLNDGTTVTVAVSLCADRRHEPYLIVHGTTGRIRLTYTEDRVEFAGTSTVYPRTDLLENLVAHVRRGAELLVPLERTAGFMRVLEAVRLAPAPRRIPDLFQEIGDERRVLPRIAEVTAASAQRLALYSELRVPWTRDLPGVADTGGAGGMGGAGGAGGARSPRPVLLAHGRPVAEYVVAPEVPRTSSPRPYLHPVRTLGGTVVTEVAPADHVHHLGAGIAISDLGGSNFWGGRTYVRDRGPAWLGDHGTQRHLGFSWRDDSGFGASLAWEGPDGTEIAREERTVRAVELNGCWALDVSFTLTNLTGRPLPVRSSATKGRAGAGYGGFFWRAPGSAPERRVLTRDAEGEDAVHGSTAPWLAMTSPEWTLLFLQPPAPGGGGPRPEADGVAAFSGGGIDPWFVRVTDYPGVGPALAWETPLLVGDTLTRRVVTVVVDGPLDRAGAAALAAEVPW; the protein is encoded by the coding sequence ATGGAACCGGTTCGCGTGGTGCTGGCCGGGGCACACGGGCACGGCTGGTGGCACCTGGACAACCTGCGGCGGTTGTCCGAGGCCGGGCTGGTCGAGCTGGCCGGGGTGTGCGACGTGCGGCCGGTGGACGACCTGCCCGCCGGGGTGGAGTTCACCGGTGACGGCGACCTGGACGGGCTGATCCAACGGGTCCGCGCCGAGGTGACGATCCTGTGCACACCCATCCACACCCACGCGGACCTGGCGGAGCGGGCGCTGCGCGCCGGGTCGCACCTGCTGCTGGAGAAACCGCCCGCCGCCACGTACGCCGGCTACGAGCGGATCGCCGCGGCCGTCCGGGAGACCGGGCTTGCCTGCCAGGTGGGGTTCCAGAGCCTGGGCTCGGCGGCGATCCCGGCGATCAGGAAGATGGTCGCCGACGGGGTGATCGGCCAGGTCACCGGGGTGGGGGCCGCGGGGGCGTGGGAGCGTCCCTACTCCTACTACGGCCGGGTGCCCTGGGCGGGACGGCGCGAGATCGACGGCGTGCCCGTGGTCGACGGCGTGCTGACCAACCCGCTCGCGCACGCGACGGCGACCGCGCTGGCCGTCTCCGGCGCCGAGGTCGCGGACGTCCGGGTCGAGCTCTACCGCGCCAACGACATCGAGGCGGACGACACCTCGTGCGCGCGGGTGCGCCTGAACGACGGGACGACGGTGACCGTCGCGGTCTCCCTGTGCGCGGACCGGCGGCACGAACCGTACCTGATCGTGCACGGTACGACCGGGCGGATCCGGTTGACCTACACCGAGGACCGGGTCGAGTTCGCCGGGACCTCCACGGTGTACCCCAGGACCGACCTGCTGGAGAACCTCGTCGCGCATGTCCGGCGGGGGGCGGAGCTGCTCGTCCCGCTGGAGCGGACGGCCGGTTTCATGCGTGTGCTGGAGGCGGTGCGGCTCGCGCCGGCACCCCGGCGCATCCCCGACCTGTTCCAGGAGATCGGCGACGAGCGGCGGGTGCTGCCCAGGATCGCCGAGGTGACGGCGGCCAGCGCGCAACGGCTGGCGCTCTACTCCGAGCTCCGTGTCCCGTGGACCCGCGACCTGCCCGGGGTCGCCGACACGGGCGGCGCGGGCGGCATGGGCGGCGCAGGCGGCGCGGGCGGCGCGAGGTCGCCGCGGCCGGTGCTGCTGGCGCACGGGCGGCCGGTCGCCGAGTACGTCGTGGCACCCGAGGTGCCGCGGACGTCCTCCCCCCGGCCGTACCTGCACCCGGTGCGGACGCTCGGCGGGACGGTGGTGACCGAGGTCGCCCCCGCCGACCACGTGCACCACCTCGGGGCCGGCATCGCGATCTCCGACCTGGGCGGGAGCAACTTCTGGGGCGGACGCACGTACGTCCGCGACCGCGGACCGGCCTGGCTCGGCGACCACGGAACCCAGCGCCACCTGGGATTCTCCTGGCGGGACGACTCGGGGTTCGGCGCGTCGCTGGCCTGGGAGGGGCCGGACGGCACCGAGATCGCCCGCGAGGAGCGAACCGTCCGGGCGGTGGAGCTGAACGGGTGCTGGGCACTCGACGTCTCCTTCACCCTGACGAACCTCACCGGCCGGCCGCTGCCGGTCAGGAGCTCGGCCACCAAGGGGCGGGCCGGCGCCGGGTACGGCGGCTTCTTCTGGCGGGCGCCGGGGTCCGCGCCAGAGCGGCGGGTCCTCACCCGCGACGCGGAGGGCGAGGACGCGGTGCACGGCTCGACCGCCCCCTGGCTGGCCATGACGTCGCCGGAGTGGACGCTGCTCTTCCTCCAGCCACCGGCCCCGGGCGGGGGCGGCCCGCGGCCGGAGGCCGACGGGGTAGCCGCCTTCTCCGGCGGGGGAATCGACCCCTGGTTCGTCCGGGTCACCGACTACCCGGGCGTGGGCCCCGCGCTCGCCTGGGAGACCCCGCTGCTCGTCGGGGACACCCTGACCCGGCGGGTGGTCACCGTCGTCGTGGACGGGCCGCTGGACCGCGCCGGTGCGGCGGCGCTCGCGGCGGAGGTCCCGTGGTGA